One window of Branchiostoma lanceolatum isolate klBraLanc5 chromosome 6, klBraLanc5.hap2, whole genome shotgun sequence genomic DNA carries:
- the LOC136437159 gene encoding fatty acyl-CoA hydrolase precursor, medium chain-like, producing MDRCAAKTSGVRNLVVLAALLGLAGGVEVTTTYGDVNGMEFSTTSIGGAVFDRIYIFRGIPYAAPPVGDLRWRPPQDPAGWTGLRDATQFGNRCPQVVDMLFPPGSPLYDVTTYRSNSSSEDCLFLNVYTPNVSSSADLPVMLWIHGGGLALGTGDSYPAEIPTSFHNVVMVTINYRLGNLGFLPTGDAETDGNVALLDMAKALRWVQANIRNFGGDPDRVTIFGQSGGGWGVSLLVMSPETRGLFRRAISQSGVAGLGTSRRGDLTRTETLAASVNCTTASFDDMMTCLRSKPAKDLLYLDIPVPVSGGSELPADDLWDLMHKKQVNEVDYLLGTTNDEFGYGQLAIVPEVTADGLDRTLLPTILPVQLKIFADQFPDGDVSSIVQPVIDQYMDPDNDDLIYTRDQFIQLMTDNRFTATTVLMAQAVAAHDSRVYQYEFQHRTSVLSERPPYVGADHGDDLFYMFGIPFLRDVTGNSWKYDFSVEERELSLDMMAYWVNFAANGDPSDSTGAARMRDLVTWPRYVTSSQSYLKIDVTSSADVKIRESNMKFWNEEVPRLMGKEITIGGGEKSTWSLSLVAFSAVLYLLQ from the exons ATGGACCGGTGTGCAGCTAAAACCTCAGGTGTAAGGAACCTGGTCGTCTTGGCGGCGCTGCTAGGACTCGCAG GCGGAGTTGAGGTCACCACCACGTATGGAGACGTCAACGGGATGGAGTTCTCAACAACCTCCATAGGGGGCGCTGTGTTCGACCGGATCTACATCTTCAGGGGGATTCCTTACGCCGCTCCGCCTGTGGGGGACCTCAG ATGGCGTCCTCCTCAGGACCCGGCCGGCTGGACGGGCCTCCGGGACGCCACCCAGTTCGGGAACCGGTGTCCGCAGGTCGTCGACATGCTGTTTCCACCAGGCTCGCCTCTGTACGACGTCACCACCTATcgcagcaacagcagcagcgAGGACTGTCTGTTCCTGAACGTCTATACGCCAAACGTGTCGTCCTCTGCGGATCTGCCG GTCATGCTGTGGATACACGGGGGAGGTTTGGCGCTAGGCACTGGCGACTCCTACCCGGCCGAGATCCCTACGTCATTCCATAACGTCGTCATGGTAACCATAAACTATCGCCTGGGCAACCTGGGCTTCCTGCCTACCGGAGACGCCGAGACAGACGGCAACGTTGCGCTTCTCGACATG GCTAAAGCCCTCCGGTGGGTTCAGGCCAACATCCGAAACTTCGGAGGGGATCCCGACCGGGTCACCATCTTCGGCCAGTCCGGCGGAGGCTGGGGCGTCTCCCTGCTCGTCATGTCCCCGGAAACACGCGGGCTGTTCCGCCGGGCCATCTCTCAGAGCGGCGTGGCCGGGCTCGGGACCAGCCGGAGAGGAGACCTCACAAGAACAGAAACTCTCGCTGCCTCGGTAAACTGCACCACGGCCTCCTTCGATGACATGATGACCTGTCTGCGAAG CAAACCGGCCAAAGACTTGTTGTACCTCGATATTCCAGTGCCGGTATCTGGAGGAAGTGAATTACCAGCAGATGATCTTTGG GACCTGATGCACAAGAAGCAGGTAAACGAGGTAGACTACCTGCTGGGCACCACCAATGACGAGTTTGGATACGGGCAGCTGGCCATAGTCCCGGAGGTGACTGCAGACGGCCTTGACAGGACTCTTCTGCCGACTATTCTGCCGGTCCAACTGAAGATTTTTGCCGACCAATTCCCT GACGGCGATGTGAGCTCCATTGTCCAGCCCGTGATAGACCAGTACATGGACCCGGACAACGACGATCTGATCTACACACGTGACCAGTTCATCCAGCTGATGACTGACAACAGGTTCACCGCAACGACTGTACTGATGGCGCAGGCCGTGGCAG CGCACGACTCCCGGGTCTATCAGTACGAGTTCCAGCACCGCACGTCGGTCCTCTCGGAAAGACCTCCCTACGTAGGAGCCGACCACGGGGACGACCTGTTCTACATGTTCGGGATCCCGTTCCTGCGTGACGTCACTGGCAACTCCTGGAAGTACGACTTCAGCGTGGAAGAACGGGAACTGAGTCTGGACATGATGGCGTACTGGGTCAACTTCGCCGCTAACGG AGACCCCAGTGACTCCACCGGAGCGGCGCGCATGCGTGACCTGGTGACCTGGCCACgctacgtgacgtcatcccaatCCTACCTCAAGATAGACGTGACGTCATCTGCTGACGTCAAGATCCGCGAGTCCAACATGAAGTTTTGGAACGAGGAGGTGCCGAGGCtgatgggaaaggaaatcaccaTTGGCGGCGGTGAGAAATCTACGTGGAGCCTTTCGCTTGTAGCGTTTTCAGCTGTGCTGTATTTGCTACAATAG
- the LOC136437160 gene encoding fatty acyl-CoA hydrolase precursor, medium chain-like yields MERRTGKSSGVGKLVALAALLGLSGGVVVPTTRGDVSGLEFPTSSIWGAVFDRIHTFKGIPYAAPPVGNLRWRPPQDPAGWTGVRDATEYGNRCPQIVDAKAPLGSPLYEILTYRSNSSSEDCLFLNVYTPNVSSSADLPVMLWIHGAAMVIGSADTYPAEVPTSLHNVVMVTINYRLGNLGFLPTLDAETDGNVGLLDMVKALQWVQDNIRNFGGDPDRVTIFGQSGGAWAVSLLVMSPETRGLYRRAISQSGVAGLTTTRRGDITRTETLAARVNCTTASFDRMMSCLRSKPAQDLLFLEIIPIVGGRFLPDDLWDLMYKKRVNEVDYLLGTTDDEYGMLLSVIPGFGEDGLNRTVFEAILPAQLQFDADQFPKGNVSAIVQPVIDQYMDPDNDDPIYTRDQFIQLMTDCRYTALTVFMAQAVAAHNTRVYQYEFQRRTSVFSERPSYTKAAHGDDLFYTFGIPLMRDVTGASWKYSFTQEERDLSLDMMAYWVNFATNGDPNDFTEAARMRNLATWPRYMTSSKSYLKLDVTSSADVKIRESNMKFWNEEVPRLMGKEITTGGGEKSTWSILLVTFSAVLHLLQ; encoded by the exons ATGGAACGGCGGACAGGTAAATCCTCAGGTGTCGGGAAGCTGGTCGCCTTGGCGGCGCTGCTAGGGCTCTCAG GCGGAGTGGTGGTCCCCACCACGCGGGGAGATGTAAGCGGGCTGGAGTTCCCGACCTCGTCTATATGGGGCGCTGTGTTTGACCGGATCCACACCTTCAAGGGGATTCCTTACGCCGCTCCGCCTGTGGGGAACCTCAG ATGGCGTCCTCCCCAGGACCCGGCCGGCTGGACGGGGGTCCGGGACGCCACGGAGTACGGGAACCGGTGTCCGCAGATTGTGGACGCGAAGGCGCCGCTCGGCTCACCTCTGTATGAAATTCTGACTTATcgcagcaacagcagcagcgAGGACTGCCTGTTCCTGAACGTCTATACGCCAAACGTGTCGTCCTCTGCGGATCTGCCG GTCATGCTGTGGATACATGGAGCAGCCATGGTGATAGGCAGTGCCGACACGTACCCAGCTGAGGTCCCCACGTCACTCCATAACGTCGTCATGGTAACCATAAACTACCGGCTGGGCAACCTGGGCTTCCTGCCGACCCTCGACGCCGAGACAGACGGCAACGTCGGGCTTCTGGACATG GTGAAAGCCCTCCAGTGGGTGCAAGACAACATCCGGAACTTCGGAGGAGATCCCGACAGAGTCACCATCTTCGGTCAGTCCGGCGGAGCCTGGGCCGTCTCCCTGCTCGTCATGTCCCCGGAGACACGCGGGCTGTACCGCCGGGCCATCTCTCAGAGCGGCGTGGCCGGGCTCACGACCACCCGGAGGGGAGACATCACACGGACGGAGACTCTCGCTGCACGGGTAAACTGCACCACGGCCTCATTCGATCGGATGATGAGTTGTCTGCGAAG CAAACCGGCCCAAGACTTGTTGTTCCTGGAGATTATCCCGATAGTCGGAGGACGTTTTTTACCAGACGATCTATGG GACCTGATGTACAAGAAGAGGGTTAACGAGGTAGACTACCTCCTGGGCACCACCGATGACGAGTACGGCATGCTGCTGTCTGTGATTCCGGGTTTTGGTGAGGACGGCCTAAACAGGACTGTGTTCGAGGCTATTCTGCCGGCTCAACTTCAATTTGATGCCGACCAATTTCCT AAGGGGAATGTGAGCGCCATTGTCCAGCCGGTGATAGACCAGTACATGGACCCGGACAACGACGACCCGATCTACACACGTGACCAGTTCATCCAGCTGATGACCGACTGCAGGTACACCGCACTGACCGTATTCATGGCGCAGGCAGTGGCAG CGCACAACACCCGGGTCTATCAGTACGAGTTCCAGCGCCGCACGTCGGTCTTCTCGGAAAGACCTTCCTACACAAAAGCAGCCCACGGCGACGACCTGTTCTACACGTTCGGCATCCCGCTcatgcgtgacgtcaccggcgCCTCCTGGAAGTACAGCTTCACCCAGGAGGAGAGAGACCTGAGTCTGGACATGATGGCGTACTGGGTCAACTTCGCCACTAACGG TGACCCAAATGACTTCACCGAAGCAGCGCGCATGCGTAACCTGGCGACCTGGCCGCGTTACATGACGTCATCCAAATCCTACCTGAAGCTGGACGTGACGTCATCTGCTGACGTCAAGATCCGCGAGTCCAACATGAAGTTTTGGAACGAGGAGGTGCCGAGGCtgatgggaaaggaaatcaccaCTGGTGGCGGGGAGAAATCTACATGGAGTATTTTGCTTGTAACATTTTCAGCTGTGTTACATTTGCTacagtag